caaattcttaaaacattaaaaaacacccAGTGCAATGTGAGACTGTTGTCAGTTTTTGAAGCCATAAGTCACTGGCCTGTGGTATGATGTGGAAATACTAAAGGTTTTATTGTAAACTTTTAGAGATTTTTAGTCTGTTACCCACAACAATGACTTCAAAATATTTGATCCTTTCCCTTGTGCTTAAAGAAACCTTTTACCAGGCAGTTTGCTGAAGGTTTGTGCTTGATACTTTTTGACTGGTTTTAGGTCAGAGGACGTCACAATATTAGGCTCATTCTGCAAAGTCCTTTGCTGAAAGGACAATAAAATTACCCCGGAGTAGTGAAATGTAAAGTTTCACTGTGTATTGTAAATTATTAGATGAAAATAAGCGATAACATGACTGGGTCTCCATTAAGACTCTTCACAAGGCTGCATAAATTGGTATGATTATTGCTGCAATGGTAACACTTAACATGTACAAAATATAGCATGTTAAAAGTAGGTCTGTAGGTTGACTGACTGAATTATTTGAAAAAGACTCCATGCAAAGGCAGGAATTAAGAGGAGCAGGATAACTGCTGAAAGACATACATTGGGTTCTTGTCAGCTAATTCACGGTCGCTCCCTTGGTCACAGTTGGGTAGAGTAAGTCCTCACCACGAGCAGATCACATACATGTTCCCCTTTCAGGAAAACAGCTGAGCTGCTTCTCAATTATACACCTCAGACAGTTATACCTGCAAGATAATTGCACatgaagaaatgtaaaaaaaaaaaaattaattaaaaaacatataaatattgacaatattaataatactaattattaataataaactatATCTACAACCAGGAACCATAACTTCTGATGCAGATGAACATGTTGAAGACTGTGGCTTTTACGggaataacaaaaataaacaggttACTGCAGAGATCCCATATCTTCTCGTACCTTCTCCTGAGCTTCAGCACCTCTCTatcctcttcttccttcagCTTGGTGATAAAACTCTGCAGAACGGGCATCTCAAACTTGATATACTGTGCCACCTAATGGAGGAAAATAGAAATGTCATCacgaaaaggaaaaaaagggttACTAATATGAGGTAAGCAAGAGCGTGCTGGACACAGAAGCACAGATTTGTGGATTTACAAAAAGTCACATGCAAAATGTGGTGATTTACATCATACGTGACTTCTTCTCCCAGGTCTTCTTCCATGAGGAAAACTTTGCAGACCTGTTCACATGGGCCCTGTATTATTCTCAGCACCAGAGGATAGTCACTGCGCTTCAGTTTCACACGCTCTGAAATGTCATCACAAAggtgttgatgaaaaaaaaaacccaaaaaactaaTACACACAGGGTTGTTTTTCTCAATATATCTAAATCTGTTGATGCTGCAATGCATGTTTGACAAACATAACTAAAGCTCACCTCCACTTGCATGGACAAGGTAGAGTGCGAAATCATCTGGGCTGTTTTCGATTTTAAACTTGTTGAGGAGTACTCGTAGGACCTGAGGTGTGGTCATACAGCTGTTAATCCGAACATTGGTCACTGAGCCATAGGCAGGAGTAAACACTGCTgtctaagagagagagagagagagagagagaccttaAAATTATTTGGCTTTCTTTATAACTTAATTAGTATATACACAGTGCAGGGATCATGTGGAAACCTGCCAAACACATAAATAgaattttttgtaaatttgtgtatttgttaaaaCTTCCCTATAATTAGAATATATATTGAACACACTATAATGTAGttattgaatgtttttaaaatataactcCTGCTCTACTCATAAGTTCAGGCTGCTGTCTATTAGAAACTAATATACAAGTCCTTTGAAAATAAGTCCTAATTgctgacaaaaacaataaataaagattcaGTCATTCAGTCATTTATATTTATCTGCGTACAACTATATTACAATGtgttattaaattgttttatactgccaataaacacaacataaaaagtaaagtgTTACCACAAATAGAAACATCACATCTGCCATCACCTTATGGTTGTAAAAGTGTCCATTGATGGAGAAGCGATGACGACGTAGTTTCCTCTGGTCACTTGGTGACCGTCGCTGGCCGCGTCTTAAGACCCCTGCATCACTTTTTGTCCTAAGGAGCTGAGCGGAGCTTTCACTGTCTTCTGTCCAATCAAAAgatcattacattacattatcaGTATGTAGTCAGTGTGTTTAACATGGCAAAACTCAAGCTTAGAATAAAGACTTTGCAATGAAACAGGTACTGCATTCTGTGTAGCTgcccacatcaggttcaaagcttcTGTCTGTTGCCTACAGGATGGTCAACTTAACTGCTCCCGCTTagctcaactccctcattcaaaTCTAAAATCCCTCTTAGCCACTGTGCTCTTCCAGTGAACGGCATCTGCTGGCACCGGCACCgcacagaaaacactgagcaaaattcttcagctcagtgaaggCACTTAAATCcattatttaaaagaaagttattgcacttgcatctcatgaaatggaaacacttcttctgatagcactttgctttgaagttttctccttgacttagctttttgctgccttgtacatcATGTGTAAGTTACTTTGGataaagcatctgccaaatgactaaatgtaaatgcaaattaaatggCTAAATTTATTTCCTGTATATGTCAATCAAAGTTAATGCATGGTAGAGAGAAAGatgcaaatatgaaaacaaaagctttgtgtttttatttaatctattaGAATTATACAATATATTCTTCTAGGgcttgaaaaacaacaaaaacaaaaaacaaaacaaaaacaacaacaacaactgtaatGCTCATGAGTAATTGACATTTTGGAGATAAGATGATTCCACCTGACGGTGTGAAAGCATATATAGATCTACTGACAGTTAATTAGCAATTTGGTCCtaagcatttttgtgttttgttaagcTAATTTGATCCAAATAACCTTAaacaatgtttcatttattgtcTTGGCAACTgataacacaacacaaatgaaacaagtgaaaatgtatttagttattcATATTGTTCCACCAAGCATACATGTATGATGATGTTCACTGGATATTTCATCCAGCCAAGGAAAAATTAGACAACATGCAACCAAATTTATACAGTCATAGTCCATCCCCTTTGTCTCGAAAGTTGGAAGTCAGAACTCAGAATGACATCACATCCAAGTTTAAAGCATTCCAGTTGACCAGTTTAACAGACCAATACCAGTTCTAGCCAGGTTAGCAACACcagttaataaaaacataccaTGCAATATTTTGTGCATAAAAATGCTGCAACAACATATCCACAGATAGAAGCTGAACATTACTGTGTATgacttttttaatgaaacacagaTAATAGAGTGTTAATAACAGACTAACAGTTAAATGTTAATAACTAATGGAACACACCATCTGTAAAGCATCTCACCTTCTGTGTATTCCTCTGTAATGCCATTGTCCTCTGGTAGCGTGTCAGGGGGTGTCACTTCGACTGTGGGTGGGCTCTGTTGTGTTGTCTGCTGACCATCCACATTGTTGGGAGAACTTAAAAATTAGAACATAGAGCGCGTGATGAGAACATGAGTAACAGATGAAGAAACATCTTCATGAAGGACAAGAGATGGGTTCTGGTGAAATGATAACCAGGTGAAAGTATTAGGTAAATATAAACTTTTATGATATTGTCTATAGATGAAGAACATGGTAACAACATCACAGCTTCAAACCCTGATACAGATGTATGTTCGTAACAGGATTTAGTTTATCACACCAAATactgtattgtatgtatttCATACCCGTTGGTTATGTGTAAAACTGTTCCTCTTACCTGTTCTGTCTGTATTTATATGATATGTTTAAAGAGGTATTCACTGAATATATTAATTCATTTAGCAATTGTGAATACTGTAAGCTAtacaaaatcaatttttttaaaccagactTCTGTTATTGGTGATAATTGCTGCTCAATGGCAttgtaaaatacacatttacagcTGTGCTCAGTGTGATTTAGTTACTTCAAagctacatttttttccattaacgTACTAATGGCTGAGAGGTGGAAACTGTTTAATGCTTAATAATGCTTATTTTGACTGCAATTTGACAATTTGACCGtatatttagtgttttgtcAACTGTTCTAAAGACATTTTAGACATTAGGACTGTTCTCTCTAAAACAAGAACAGCTTAATTTTAGGAATGGAATTAAGGTACTGAAAATGGGGCTTCAGTCTGTAGTAGCGTGgggcaaaatataaaatagatgGATGaaagtatttactttttagTACCACCAGAATTTTACAGACCTTTTTGAACAATAGACCAATAAATACCCGATCATTTCTCACACTTAACATTATCtacatctgcccttgctgaccTACTATATACAGTATCACCATTTCCAGTCAGTGAGGTGCAACTGGATCTGTATGCACCTCTTACCTTTGACTGTCCAGATTACATCCAGAGTGCCAGGATGTGGAAGATGGGGGTGGTCTGATTCGCTCATTGTCATCCTGCATTTGAAGTCTGATTGGCCGTAGGAGGCCCCAGAAGATGTTCAACAAGCCCTCGACAATCAGCTCTCCCTCTTCCTGTTGAGAGAGTGGAGCACACACTAGTACATACAATGGGCAGTTAATAACCCTTTGGGCAGGAGTGTATAATGGGTAGGGTATATTAAATTGAGTTGCAAGGTTTCTGGTGAAAAGGAGGCTAAAATTTCAACataacagtaaacacacacacacacacacacacaaactggagTAAATACTCACTTCTCTGTGTCTGAGTTGTAGATTTTGTCCTTCATAGTAGAGATTGTACGTTTTAAGATGTGAGAGGATTGTTGTCCTGGAGACAGAAATGTTGAATCACTTAGGAGGAAATGCTGTTTAATAGTAGATGCTGCTGatgtaatattatataattCTTCTAAAAGTTATGTTACTTCATGTAAATGTTAAGCATTTTCCAAAGTATAATAAATGTAGTTAGCCTGATTTATTGCCGTCCTGGCAActgttaaaattaattacagtataaatacagtaaatagttaaaatattgattgtatactatttatatttatacatttaaagcCTTCTGACTTTGGAATTTTGTCCAACTCGCTTTTAATAGGCCACTGAATGTCCTGATTCAGagctaaattattatttttttttttacatgacatgTGCTTTTAAACTGGAAGATTCTGAAAAGAGAGTTTGAGAGTTTCTGCAGTACAGAGTAGTAGTCAACCAATATGGATTTTTCAATGGCCAGTGCTGATCTTTAGAGAACTGTTAGATTAAGCGGACTTACTTTTAGCTGTAGGTGTacctgattattttttaaatgagtaaaGAGTTGTACATAGagtacaacaaaataaactaaatatcttTCTTACATTAAACACACTAAATAAGTAATAGTCTTGACATTAAACACTGGGTAAAGTTAAGAAAGAATGAAGGATATAGTTATCAGTCACTCTCACATAATCCCTTACTCATTGACACAGTAACAATAATAAGTTTGTCCTATTTACAGTGTATCCAGAAAGTAATCACAGCAGTatcaactttttccacattgttatgttacagccttatttcaaaatggatgaaattcatgcaaattcatttaatttcctcAAACTTTTAcgaacaataccccataatgacaatcggaacaaagttttttaaaaatctttactaatttattaaaaatgtaaaaaaatcacatgtgcataagtattcaccgcctttgcttaatactttgttaaagtctttttgagtatgatgctacaagcttggcacatctattttctcccattcttctttgcagtacctctcaagcttcATCAGGTTGGAAGGGGAGCGTTGGTGCACAGCTATTtacagatctctccagagatgttttattgggttcaagtctggaCTGGGCCATTCACAGAGTTTTCCCGTAGCCACTtcttgttatcttggctgtgtgcttagggctgttgtcctgttgaaagatgaagtCAACCCAGTCTGGatcaggttttcatcaaggatgtctctgtacattgctgcgttcatctttccctcaatcctgactagtcttccagttcctgccgctgaaaaacatccccacagcatgacgctgccaccaccatgctttactgtactGATGGTATTCGCCAGGtagtgagcggtgcctggtttcctccagatatgacacttggcattcaggccaaagagttcagtctttgtttcatcagaccacagaattgtgtttctcatggtctgagattCCTTCAGCTGGGCTGTcatgtgtattttattgaggagtggtttctgtaTGGCCACATTACCATACAGGCCTAAAGGggggagtgctgcagagatggttgttcttctggaaggttctcctgtCTCCACAAAGACATTCtgaagctctttcagagtgaccatcaggttcttggtcatcttcctgactaaggcccttctctcttgatCACTCAGTATGGCCTTCCAGCCTTGGAGGTATACAGACAATTCCTTTAACTCAACGGCTTTGACAGGCACtcttaactgtgggaccttatatagacaggtgtatgcttttctaaatcatgtccaataaactgaatttcccacaggtcaacaccaatcaagttgtagaaacatctcaaggatgatcagtggaaaaagGATGCATCAGAGTTTTGAAtatcatggcaaaggccatgaatacttatgtgatttttttttaaatacatttttaaagatttcaaacaaatggctttcacattgtcattatatttgtagaattttgaggaaaatttaatacattttaaaataaggctgtaacataacaaaatggggAAAATGCCACATTATGTATTGtgtgaacataatgagaatatgttaACATGTAACGTAGACAGTGAGATGTAAATACAGTGATACCACCTGGGTATATTCTATGTGTGGGAAACACTGATGTTCAGTACAACTTTTATCCTTCAGCACAAGTGTTCgaggttttattttatattaaaaaaattatctttcaTCAAGGATCTTACTAAAAATAGATAAATCTTAATGTAGGCATGCTCATACTCATGTTCTGCGTATTTCAACTAGCCTGTGAATACCCCACTTTTTTGGCAGTCAACTCACATATTTTGAATGCAGGTGAACACAATTCAAATCAATTTCAATTTCTCCTTCTACTGACTTAATTttaaaactgtgacaaaaacagtTAAATTGAATGTGTTCATTTTGACTGTGTTCATTAGCctagttgtattttatatataccATTCAACTATCAACATCAATTTTCAGGCCTCTGTAAGCTGGTTTTTAATAAAGAGTATTGAGTAATGGATAAGTCGTAAACCTgtatgaggaggaggagttgcTTT
This window of the Channa argus isolate prfri chromosome 11, Channa argus male v1.0, whole genome shotgun sequence genome carries:
- the rassf2b gene encoding ras association domain-containing protein 2b isoform X2; the protein is MDYTQHGVQIGENKFISKTTILSHLKTYNLYYEGQNLQLRHREEEGELIVEGLLNIFWGLLRPIRLQMQDDNERIRPPPSSTSWHSGCNLDSQSSPNNVDGQQTTQQSPPTVEVTPPDTLPEDNGITEEYTEDSESSAQLLRTKSDAGVLRRGQRRSPSDQRKLRRHRFSINGHFYNHKTAVFTPAYGSVTNVRINSCMTTPQVLRVLLNKFKIENSPDDFALYLVHASGERVKLKRSDYPLVLRIIQGPCEQVCKVFLMEEDLGEEVTYDVAQYIKFEMPVLQSFITKLKEEEDREVLKLRRRYNCLRCIIEKQLSCFPERGTCM
- the rassf2b gene encoding ras association domain-containing protein 2b isoform X1: MDYTQHGVQIGENKFISKTTILSHLKTYNLYYEGQNLQLRHREEEGELIVEGLLNIFWGLLRPIRLQMQDDNERIRPPPSSTSWHSGCNLDSQSSPNNVDGQQTTQQSPPTVEVTPPDTLPEDNGITEEYTEEDSESSAQLLRTKSDAGVLRRGQRRSPSDQRKLRRHRFSINGHFYNHKTAVFTPAYGSVTNVRINSCMTTPQVLRVLLNKFKIENSPDDFALYLVHASGERVKLKRSDYPLVLRIIQGPCEQVCKVFLMEEDLGEEVTYDVAQYIKFEMPVLQSFITKLKEEEDREVLKLRRRYNCLRCIIEKQLSCFPERGTCM